In Homo sapiens chromosome 11, GRCh38.p14 Primary Assembly, one DNA window encodes the following:
- the PHRF1 gene encoding PHD and RING finger domain-containing protein 1 isoform X3, giving the protein MDDDSLDELVARSPGPDGHPQVGPADPAEESSVGSSGDSGDDSDSEHGDGTDGEDEGASEEEDLEDRSGSEDSEDDGETLLEVAGTQGKLEAAGSFNSDDDAESCPICLNAFRDQAVGTPENCAHYFCLDCIVEWSKNANSCPVDRTLFKCICIRAQFGGKILRKIPVENTKASEEEEDPTFCEVCGRSDREDRLLLCDGCDAGYHMECLDPPLQEVPVDEWFCPECAAPGVVLAADAGPVSEEEVSLLLADVVPTTSRLRPRAGRTRAIARTRQSERVRATVNRNRISTARRVQHTPGRLGSSLLDEAIEAVATGLSTAVYQRPLTPRTPARRKRKTRRRKKVPGRKKTPSGPSAKSKSSATRSKKRQHRVKKRRGKKVKSEATTRSRIARTLGLRRPVHSSCIPSVLKPVEPSLGLLRADIGAASLSLFGDPYELDPFDSSEELSANPLSPLSAKRRALSRSALQSHQPVARPVSVGLSRRRLPAAVPEPDLEEEPVPDLLGSILSGQSLLMLGSSDVIIHRDGSLSAKRAAPVSFQRNSGSLSRGEEGFKGCLQPRALPSGSPAQGPSGNRPQSTGLSCQGRSRTPARTAGAPVRLDLPAAPGAVQARNLSNGSVPGFRQSHSPWFNGTNKHTLPLASAASKISSRDSKPPCRSVVPGPPLKPAPRRTDISELPRIPKIRRDDGGGRRDAAPAHGQSIEIPSACISRLTGREGTGQPGRGTRAESEASSRVPREPGVHTGSSRPPAPSSHGSLAPLGPSRGKGVGSTFESFRINIPGNMAHSSQLSSPGFCNTFRPVDDKEQRKENPSPLFSIKKTKQLRSEVYDPSDPTGSDSSAPGSSPERSGPGLLPSEITRTISINSPKAQTVQAVRCVTSYTVESIFGTEPEPPLGPSSAMSKLRGAVAAEGASDTEREEPTESQGLAARLRRPSPPEPWDEEDGASCSTFFGSEERTVTCVTVVEPEAPPSPDVLQAATHRVVELRPPSRSRSTSSSRSRKKAKRKRVSREHGRTRSGTRSESRDRSSRSASPSVGEERPRRQRSKAKSRRSSSDRSSSRERAKRKKAKDKSREHRRGPWGHSRRTSRSRSGSPGSSSYEHYESRKKKKRRSASRPRGRECSPTSSLERLCRHKHQRERSHERPDRKESVAWPRDRRKRRSRSPSSEHRAREHRRPRSREKWPQTRSHSPERKGAVREASPAPLAQGEPGREDLPTRLPALGEAHVSPEVATADKAPLQAPPVLEVAAECEPDDLDLDYGDSVEAGHVFDDFSSDAVFIQLDDMSSPPSPESTDSSPERDFPLKPALPPASLAVAAIQREVSLMHDEDPSQPPPLPEGTQEPHLLRPDAAEKAEAPSSPDVAPAGKEDSPSASGRVQEAARPEEVVSQTPLLRSRALVKRVTWNLQESESSAPAEDRAPRAPLHRPQKPREGAWDMEDVAPTGVRQVFSELPFPSHVLPEPGFPDTDPSQVYSPGLPPAPAQPSSIPPCALVSQPTVQFILQGSLPLVGCGAAQTLAPVPAALTPASEPASQATAASNSEEKTPAPRLAAEKTKKEEYMKKLHMQERAVEEVKLAIKPFYQKREVTKEEYKDILRKAVQKICHSKSGEINPVKVANLVKAYVDKYRHMRRHKKPEAGEEPPTQGAEG; this is encoded by the exons ATGGATGACGACAGCCTGGATGAGCTTGTGGCCCGGAGCCCAGGGCCGGATGGACACCCACAGGTCGGCCCTGCGGACCCGGCAG AAGAAAGCAGCGTGGGCAGCAGTGGGGACTCTGGGGACGACAGTGACAGCGAGCATGGAGATGGCACAGACGGAGAAGACGAGGGGGCGTCTGAGGAGGAAGACCTGGAAGACAGATCTG GTTCCGAGGATTCTGAAGACGACGGGGAGACATTGCTGGAGGTAGCGGGTACTCAGGGGAAACTGGAAGCCGCTGGCTCTTTCAATTCTGATGATGATGCAGAGAGCTGCCCAATCTGTCTCAACGCATTCAGAGACCAGGCCGTGGGGACGCCGGAGAACTGTGCCCATTACTTCTGCCTGGACTGCATTGTCGAATGGTCCAAG aatGCCAATTCCTGTCCAGTTGATCGAACTCTATTTAAGTGCATTTGTATTCGAGCTCAATTTGGTGGTAAAATCTTAAGAAAG ATCCCAGTGGAGAACACCAAAGCgagcgaggaggaggaggacccgACCTTCTGTGAGGTGTGCGGCAGGAGCGACCGTGAGGACAGGCTTTTGCTCTGCGACGGCTGCGATGCGGG GTACCACATGGAATGCTTGGACCCCCCTCTCCAGGAGGTGCCGGTGGACGAGTGGTTCTGCCCGGAATGTGCTGCGCCTGGTGTTGTCCTTGCCGCTG ATGCGGGTCCCGTGAGTGAGGAGGAGGTCTCCCTGCTCTTGGCTGATGTGGTGCCCACCACCAGCAGGCTTCGGCCTCGAGCAGGTAGGACCCGGGCGATAGCCAGGACACGgcagagtgagagagtgagagcaaCCGTGAACCGGAACCGGATCTCCACGGCCAGGAGGGTCCAG CACACACCAGGGCGCCTCGGGTCTTCCCTGCTGGATGAAGCCATCGAGGCTGTGGCGACTGGCCTGAGCACTGCCGTGTATCAGCGCCCCCTGACGCCGCGCACTCCCGCCCGACGGAAGAGGAAGACAA GAAGACGGAAGAAAGTGCCGGGAAGAAAGAAAACCCCGTCCGGACCATCCGCAAAAAGTAAGAGCTCAGCGACAAGATCTAAGAAACGCCAACATCGAgtgaagaagagaagagggaagaaggtAAAG AGTGAAGCCACCACTCGCTCTCGAATCGCGCGGACGCTGGGCCTGCGCAGGCCTGTTCACAGCAGCTGCATCCCGTCAGTGTTGAAGCCAGTGGAGCCCTCTTTGGGGCTGCTGAGAGCGGATATTGGagctgcctctctgtctctgtttggAGATCCTTATGAGCTGGATCCCTTCGACAG CAGTGAAGAGCTTTCTGCAAACCCTCTTTCCCCTCTGAGTGCCAAGAGACGGGCTCTGTCCCGGTCAGCCCTGCAGTCCCACCAGCCCGTGGCCAGGCCCGTCTCCGTGGGGCTTTCCAG GAGGCGCCTCCCTGCCGCGGTGCCAGAGCCAGACTTGGAGGAGGAGCCAGTGCCTGACCTGCTGGGCAGCATCCTGTCGGGCCAGAGCCTCCTGATGCTGGGCAGCAGTGATGTCATCATCCACCGCGACGGCTCCCTCAGCGCCAAGAGGGCGG ctccaGTTTCTTTTCAGCGAAACTCAGGCAGTCTGTCCAGAGGGGAAGAAGGATTCAAGGGCTGCCTGCAGCCCCGAGCACTGCCCTCCGGGAGCCCGGCCCAAGGCCCGTCAGGAAACAGGCCACAGAGCACAGGGCTCAGCTGTCAAGGCAGGTCCCGCACCCCCGCCCGCACCGCGGGGGCGCCTGTGAGGCTGGACTTGCCAGCAGCCCCTGGGGCGGTTCAGGCTCGGAACTTGTCAAATGGGAGTGTGCCTGGCTTCAGACAGAGCCACAGCCCCTGGTTCAACGGCACCAACAAGCACACCTTGCCCCTTGCCTCTGCCGCGTCTAAGATCTCAAGCAGAGATTCTAAGCCCCCATGTCGCAGTGTGGTGCCGGGGCCTCCCCTGAAGCCAGCGCCCAGAAGAACAGACATCTCTGAGCTACCCAGGATACCAAAGATCAGGAGAGATGACGGTGGTGGCAGACGGGATGCGGCCCCGGCCCACGGGCAGAGCATTGAGATCCCCAGTGCCTGCATCAGCCGACTGACTGGCAGGGAGGGCACCGGGCAGCCAGGGCGAGGCACACGGGCAGAGAGCGAGGCCAGCAGCAGGGTGCCCCGGGAGCCCGGGGTGCACACGGGCAGCTCccggcccccagcccccagctcccaTGGCAGTTTGGCCCCACTGGGACCATCAAGAGGGAAAGGGGTCGGGTCGACCTTTGAGAGCTTCCGGATCAATATTCCTGGAAACATGGCACATTCCAGCCAGCTCTCCAGCCCTGGCTTCTGTAACACGTTCCGGCCTGTGGACGATAAGGAGCAGAGGAAGGAGAACCCCTCACCCCTCTTCTCCATCAAGAAGACGAAGCAGCTGCGGAGCGAGGTCTACGACCCATCCGACCCCACCGGCTCCGACTCCAGCGCCCCTGGCAGCAGCCCCGAGAGGTCTGGCCCCGGCCTCCTGCCCTCTGAGATCACACGAACCATCTCCATCAACAGCCCGAAGGCCCAGACGGTGCAGGCTGTGCGCTGCGTCACCTCCTACACGGTGGAGAGCATCTTTGGTACAGAGCCCGAACCCCCTCTCGGACCGTCCTCCGCCATGTCCAAGCTCCGGGGTGCAGTGGCTGCCGAGGGGGCCTCTGACACGGAGCGAGAGGAGCCCACAGAGAGCCAGGGCCTGGCTGCCCGGCTGCGGAGGCCATCCCCCCCAGAGCCCTGGGATGAGGAGGATGGGGCGTCTTGCAGCACCTTCTTTGGCTCTGAGGAGCGGACGGTGACCTGTGTGACTGTCGTGGAGCCGGAAGCCCCACCCAGCCCGGACGTGCTGCAGGCTGCCACCCACAGAGTCGTGGAGCTCAGGCCCCCTTCCCGGTCCCGCTCCACATCCAGCTCCCGCAGCAGGAAGAAGGCCAAGAGGAAGAGGGTGTCCAGGGAGCACGGACGGACGCGCTCTGGGACGCGCTCTGAATCCAGGGACAGGAGCTCGAGGTCAGCGTCACCATCAGTGGGTGAGGAGCGCCCCAGGAGGCAGCGGTCCAAGGCCAAGAGCCGGCGGTCCTCCAGTGACCGCTCCAGCAGCCGAGAGCGAGCTAAGAGGAAGAAAGCCAAGGACAAGAGCAGGGAGCACAGGCGGGGCCCCTGGGGCCACAGCCGGAGGACGTCCCGGTCGCGGTCGGGGAGCCCTGGCAGCTCTTCCTATGAGCACTATGAGagtaggaagaagaagaaaaggagatcaGCGTCCAGACCTCGGGGAAGGGAGTGCTCCCCCACCAGCAGCCTGGAGAGGCTCTGCAGGCACAAGCATCAGCGGGAACGCAGCCACGAGCGGCCAGACAGGAAGGAGAGTGTGGCGTGGCCCCGAGACCGGAGGAAGCGGAGGTCCCGGTCCCCAAGCTCGGAGCACAGGGCACGGGAGCACAGGCGGCCTCGGTCCCGTGAGAAGTGGCCGCAGACCCGGTCCCATTCCCCAGAGAGGAAGGGGGCTGTGAGGGAGGCTTCCCCAGCGCCCCTTGCACAGGGGGAGCCAGGGCGGGAAGACCTCCCCACCAGGTTGCCAGCCTTGGGGGAAGCACATGTCTCGCCGGAGGTGGCTACGGCCGACAAGGCCCCCCTGCAGGCTCCCCCTGTCCTGGAGGTGGCAGCTGAGTGTGAGCCGGACGACCTGGACCTGGATTATGGCGACTCCGTGGAGGCCGGACACGTCTTTGATGATTTCTCAAGCGACGCCGTTTTCATCCAGCTCGATGACATGAGCTCGCCACCTTCTCCCGAAAGCACAGACTCTTCCCCGGAGCGAGACTTCCCACTGAAGCCTGCGTTGCCCCCAGCCAGCCTGGCCGTGGCCGCCATCCAGAGGGAGGTGTCATTGATGCACGATGAAGACCCTTcgcagcccccacccctgccagagGGCACCCAGGAGCCACATTTGCTCAGGCCGGACGCggctgagaaggctgaggcacccAGTTCCCCGGATGTGGCGCCTGCGGGGAAGGAAGACAGCCCCTCTGCGAGTGGGAGGGTACAGGAGGCAGCCCGGCCTGAGGAGGTGGTTTCGCAGACCCCCCTGCTGCGGTCCAGAGCCCTGGTGAAGCGGGTCACCTGGAACCTGCAGGAGTCGGAGAGCAGCGCCCCCGCCGAGGACAGAGCCCCCC GGGCACCACTTCACAGGCCACAGAAGCCCCGAGAAGGAGCCTGGGACATGGAGGATGTGGCCCCCACAGGGGTCAGGCAGGTGTTCTCCGAGCTGCCCTTTCCCAGTCACGTGCTTCCGGAACCCGGGTTCCCAGACACAGACCCCTCTCAG GTTTACAGCCCCGGCCTGCCGCCTGCCCCGGCCCAGCCCTCAAGCATCCCACCCTGCGCACTGGTCAGCCAGCCCACGGTCCAGTTCATCCTTCAGGGGAGCCTGCCGCTAGTGGGCTGTGGGGCAGCACAGACCCTGGCCCCAGTGCCCGCTGCCCTGACCCCAGCCTCAGAGCCAGCCAGTcaagccactgcagccagcaacTCGGAGGAGAAGACCCCGGCCCCCAGGCTAGCTGCGGAGAAAACCAAGAAGGAGGAG TACATGAAGAAGCTGCACATGCAGGAGCGTGCTGTGGAGGAGGTGAAGCTGGCCATCAAGCCCTTCTACCAGAAGAGGGAGGTGACCAAGGAGGAGTACAAGGACATCCTGCGCAAGGCCGTGCAGAAG ATCTGCCACAGCAAGAGTGGAGAGATCAACCCCGTGAAGGTGGCCAACCTGGTGAAGGCGTACGTGGACAAGTACAGGCACATGCGCAGGCACAAGAAACCAGAGGCCGGGGAGGAGCCGCCCACGCAGGGGGCCGAGGGCTGA
- the PHRF1 gene encoding PHD and RING finger domain-containing protein 1 isoform X7 has translation MDDDSLDELVARSPGPDGHPQVGPADPAEESSVGSSGDSGDDSDSEHGDGTDGEDEGASEEEDLEDRSGSEDSEDDGETLLEVAGTQGKLEAAGSFNSDDDAESCPICLNAFRDQAVGTPENCAHYFCLDCIVEWSKNANSCPVDRTLFKCICIRAQFGGKILRKIPVENTKASEEEEDPTFCEVCGRSDREDRLLLCDGCDAGYHMECLDPPLQEVPVDEWFCPECAAPGVVLAADAGPVSEEEVSLLLADVVPTTSRLRPRAGRTRAIARTRQSERVRATVNRNRISTARRVQHTPGRLGSSLLDEAIEAVATGLSTAVYQRPLTPRTPARRKRKTRRRKKVPGRKKTPSGPSAKSKSSATRSKKRQHRVKKRRGKKSEATTRSRIARTLGLRRPVHSSCIPSVLKPVEPSLGLLRADIGAASLSLFGDPYELDPFDSSEELSANPLSPLSAKRRALSRSALQSHQPVARPVSVGLSRRRLPAAVPEPDLEEEPVPDLLGSILSGQSLLMLGSSDVIIHRDGSLSAKRAAPVSFQRNSGSLSRGEEGFKGCLQPRALPSGSPAQGPSGNRPQSTGLSCQGRSRTPARTAGAPVRLDLPAAPGAVQARNLSNGSVPGFRQSHSPWFNGTNKHTLPLASAASKISSRDSKPPCRSVVPGPPLKPAPRRTDISELPRIPKIRRDDGGGRRDAAPAHGQSIEIPSACISRLTGREGTGQPGRGTRAESEASSRVPREPGVHTGSSRPPAPSSHGSLAPLGPSRGKGVGSTFESFRINIPGNMAHSSQLSSPGFCNTFRPVDDKEQRKENPSPLFSIKKTKQLRSEVYDPSDPTGSDSSAPGSSPERSGPGLLPSEITRTISINSPKAQTVQAVRCVTSYTVESIFGTEPEPPLGPSSAMSKLRGAVAAEGASDTEREEPTESQGLAARLRRPSPPEPWDEEDGASCSTFFGSEERTVTCVTVVEPEAPPSPDVLQAATHRVVELRPPSRSRSTSSSRSRKKAKRKRVSREHGRTRSGTRSESRDRSSRSASPSVGEERPRRQRSKAKSRRSSSDRSSSRERAKRKKAKDKSREHRRGPWGHSRRTSRSRSGSPGSSSYEHYESRKKKKRRSASRPRGRECSPTSSLERLCRHKHQRERSHERPDRKESVAWPRDRRKRRSRSPSSEHRAREHRRPRSREKWPQTRSHSPERKGAVREASPAPLAQGEPGREDLPTRLPALGEAHVSPEVATADKAPLQAPPVLEVAAECEPDDLDLDYGDSVEAGHVFDDFSSDAVFIQLDDMSSPPSPESTDSSPERDFPLKPALPPASLAVAAIQREVSLMHDEDPSQPPPLPEGTQEPHLLRPDAAEKAEAPSSPDVAPAGKEDSPSASGRVQEAARPEEVVSQTPLLRSRALVKRVTWNLQESESSAPAEDRAPRAPLHRPQKPREGAWDMEDVAPTGVRQVFSELPFPSHVLPEPGFPDTDPSQVYSPGLPPAPAQPSSIPPCALVSQPTVQFILQGSLPLVGCGAAQTLAPVPAALTPASEPASQATAASNSEEKTPAPRLAAEKTKKEEYMKKLHMQERAVEEVKLAIKPFYQKREVTKEEYKDILRKAVQKICHSKSGEINPVKVANLVKAYVDKYRHMRRHKKPEAGEEPPTQGAEG, from the exons ATGGATGACGACAGCCTGGATGAGCTTGTGGCCCGGAGCCCAGGGCCGGATGGACACCCACAGGTCGGCCCTGCGGACCCGGCAG AAGAAAGCAGCGTGGGCAGCAGTGGGGACTCTGGGGACGACAGTGACAGCGAGCATGGAGATGGCACAGACGGAGAAGACGAGGGGGCGTCTGAGGAGGAAGACCTGGAAGACAGATCTG GTTCCGAGGATTCTGAAGACGACGGGGAGACATTGCTGGAGGTAGCGGGTACTCAGGGGAAACTGGAAGCCGCTGGCTCTTTCAATTCTGATGATGATGCAGAGAGCTGCCCAATCTGTCTCAACGCATTCAGAGACCAGGCCGTGGGGACGCCGGAGAACTGTGCCCATTACTTCTGCCTGGACTGCATTGTCGAATGGTCCAAG aatGCCAATTCCTGTCCAGTTGATCGAACTCTATTTAAGTGCATTTGTATTCGAGCTCAATTTGGTGGTAAAATCTTAAGAAAG ATCCCAGTGGAGAACACCAAAGCgagcgaggaggaggaggacccgACCTTCTGTGAGGTGTGCGGCAGGAGCGACCGTGAGGACAGGCTTTTGCTCTGCGACGGCTGCGATGCGGG GTACCACATGGAATGCTTGGACCCCCCTCTCCAGGAGGTGCCGGTGGACGAGTGGTTCTGCCCGGAATGTGCTGCGCCTGGTGTTGTCCTTGCCGCTG ATGCGGGTCCCGTGAGTGAGGAGGAGGTCTCCCTGCTCTTGGCTGATGTGGTGCCCACCACCAGCAGGCTTCGGCCTCGAGCAGGTAGGACCCGGGCGATAGCCAGGACACGgcagagtgagagagtgagagcaaCCGTGAACCGGAACCGGATCTCCACGGCCAGGAGGGTCCAG CACACACCAGGGCGCCTCGGGTCTTCCCTGCTGGATGAAGCCATCGAGGCTGTGGCGACTGGCCTGAGCACTGCCGTGTATCAGCGCCCCCTGACGCCGCGCACTCCCGCCCGACGGAAGAGGAAGACAA GAAGACGGAAGAAAGTGCCGGGAAGAAAGAAAACCCCGTCCGGACCATCCGCAAAAAGTAAGAGCTCAGCGACAAGATCTAAGAAACGCCAACATCGAgtgaagaagagaagagggaagaag AGTGAAGCCACCACTCGCTCTCGAATCGCGCGGACGCTGGGCCTGCGCAGGCCTGTTCACAGCAGCTGCATCCCGTCAGTGTTGAAGCCAGTGGAGCCCTCTTTGGGGCTGCTGAGAGCGGATATTGGagctgcctctctgtctctgtttggAGATCCTTATGAGCTGGATCCCTTCGACAG CAGTGAAGAGCTTTCTGCAAACCCTCTTTCCCCTCTGAGTGCCAAGAGACGGGCTCTGTCCCGGTCAGCCCTGCAGTCCCACCAGCCCGTGGCCAGGCCCGTCTCCGTGGGGCTTTCCAG GAGGCGCCTCCCTGCCGCGGTGCCAGAGCCAGACTTGGAGGAGGAGCCAGTGCCTGACCTGCTGGGCAGCATCCTGTCGGGCCAGAGCCTCCTGATGCTGGGCAGCAGTGATGTCATCATCCACCGCGACGGCTCCCTCAGCGCCAAGAGGGCGG ctccaGTTTCTTTTCAGCGAAACTCAGGCAGTCTGTCCAGAGGGGAAGAAGGATTCAAGGGCTGCCTGCAGCCCCGAGCACTGCCCTCCGGGAGCCCGGCCCAAGGCCCGTCAGGAAACAGGCCACAGAGCACAGGGCTCAGCTGTCAAGGCAGGTCCCGCACCCCCGCCCGCACCGCGGGGGCGCCTGTGAGGCTGGACTTGCCAGCAGCCCCTGGGGCGGTTCAGGCTCGGAACTTGTCAAATGGGAGTGTGCCTGGCTTCAGACAGAGCCACAGCCCCTGGTTCAACGGCACCAACAAGCACACCTTGCCCCTTGCCTCTGCCGCGTCTAAGATCTCAAGCAGAGATTCTAAGCCCCCATGTCGCAGTGTGGTGCCGGGGCCTCCCCTGAAGCCAGCGCCCAGAAGAACAGACATCTCTGAGCTACCCAGGATACCAAAGATCAGGAGAGATGACGGTGGTGGCAGACGGGATGCGGCCCCGGCCCACGGGCAGAGCATTGAGATCCCCAGTGCCTGCATCAGCCGACTGACTGGCAGGGAGGGCACCGGGCAGCCAGGGCGAGGCACACGGGCAGAGAGCGAGGCCAGCAGCAGGGTGCCCCGGGAGCCCGGGGTGCACACGGGCAGCTCccggcccccagcccccagctcccaTGGCAGTTTGGCCCCACTGGGACCATCAAGAGGGAAAGGGGTCGGGTCGACCTTTGAGAGCTTCCGGATCAATATTCCTGGAAACATGGCACATTCCAGCCAGCTCTCCAGCCCTGGCTTCTGTAACACGTTCCGGCCTGTGGACGATAAGGAGCAGAGGAAGGAGAACCCCTCACCCCTCTTCTCCATCAAGAAGACGAAGCAGCTGCGGAGCGAGGTCTACGACCCATCCGACCCCACCGGCTCCGACTCCAGCGCCCCTGGCAGCAGCCCCGAGAGGTCTGGCCCCGGCCTCCTGCCCTCTGAGATCACACGAACCATCTCCATCAACAGCCCGAAGGCCCAGACGGTGCAGGCTGTGCGCTGCGTCACCTCCTACACGGTGGAGAGCATCTTTGGTACAGAGCCCGAACCCCCTCTCGGACCGTCCTCCGCCATGTCCAAGCTCCGGGGTGCAGTGGCTGCCGAGGGGGCCTCTGACACGGAGCGAGAGGAGCCCACAGAGAGCCAGGGCCTGGCTGCCCGGCTGCGGAGGCCATCCCCCCCAGAGCCCTGGGATGAGGAGGATGGGGCGTCTTGCAGCACCTTCTTTGGCTCTGAGGAGCGGACGGTGACCTGTGTGACTGTCGTGGAGCCGGAAGCCCCACCCAGCCCGGACGTGCTGCAGGCTGCCACCCACAGAGTCGTGGAGCTCAGGCCCCCTTCCCGGTCCCGCTCCACATCCAGCTCCCGCAGCAGGAAGAAGGCCAAGAGGAAGAGGGTGTCCAGGGAGCACGGACGGACGCGCTCTGGGACGCGCTCTGAATCCAGGGACAGGAGCTCGAGGTCAGCGTCACCATCAGTGGGTGAGGAGCGCCCCAGGAGGCAGCGGTCCAAGGCCAAGAGCCGGCGGTCCTCCAGTGACCGCTCCAGCAGCCGAGAGCGAGCTAAGAGGAAGAAAGCCAAGGACAAGAGCAGGGAGCACAGGCGGGGCCCCTGGGGCCACAGCCGGAGGACGTCCCGGTCGCGGTCGGGGAGCCCTGGCAGCTCTTCCTATGAGCACTATGAGagtaggaagaagaagaaaaggagatcaGCGTCCAGACCTCGGGGAAGGGAGTGCTCCCCCACCAGCAGCCTGGAGAGGCTCTGCAGGCACAAGCATCAGCGGGAACGCAGCCACGAGCGGCCAGACAGGAAGGAGAGTGTGGCGTGGCCCCGAGACCGGAGGAAGCGGAGGTCCCGGTCCCCAAGCTCGGAGCACAGGGCACGGGAGCACAGGCGGCCTCGGTCCCGTGAGAAGTGGCCGCAGACCCGGTCCCATTCCCCAGAGAGGAAGGGGGCTGTGAGGGAGGCTTCCCCAGCGCCCCTTGCACAGGGGGAGCCAGGGCGGGAAGACCTCCCCACCAGGTTGCCAGCCTTGGGGGAAGCACATGTCTCGCCGGAGGTGGCTACGGCCGACAAGGCCCCCCTGCAGGCTCCCCCTGTCCTGGAGGTGGCAGCTGAGTGTGAGCCGGACGACCTGGACCTGGATTATGGCGACTCCGTGGAGGCCGGACACGTCTTTGATGATTTCTCAAGCGACGCCGTTTTCATCCAGCTCGATGACATGAGCTCGCCACCTTCTCCCGAAAGCACAGACTCTTCCCCGGAGCGAGACTTCCCACTGAAGCCTGCGTTGCCCCCAGCCAGCCTGGCCGTGGCCGCCATCCAGAGGGAGGTGTCATTGATGCACGATGAAGACCCTTcgcagcccccacccctgccagagGGCACCCAGGAGCCACATTTGCTCAGGCCGGACGCggctgagaaggctgaggcacccAGTTCCCCGGATGTGGCGCCTGCGGGGAAGGAAGACAGCCCCTCTGCGAGTGGGAGGGTACAGGAGGCAGCCCGGCCTGAGGAGGTGGTTTCGCAGACCCCCCTGCTGCGGTCCAGAGCCCTGGTGAAGCGGGTCACCTGGAACCTGCAGGAGTCGGAGAGCAGCGCCCCCGCCGAGGACAGAGCCCCCC GGGCACCACTTCACAGGCCACAGAAGCCCCGAGAAGGAGCCTGGGACATGGAGGATGTGGCCCCCACAGGGGTCAGGCAGGTGTTCTCCGAGCTGCCCTTTCCCAGTCACGTGCTTCCGGAACCCGGGTTCCCAGACACAGACCCCTCTCAG GTTTACAGCCCCGGCCTGCCGCCTGCCCCGGCCCAGCCCTCAAGCATCCCACCCTGCGCACTGGTCAGCCAGCCCACGGTCCAGTTCATCCTTCAGGGGAGCCTGCCGCTAGTGGGCTGTGGGGCAGCACAGACCCTGGCCCCAGTGCCCGCTGCCCTGACCCCAGCCTCAGAGCCAGCCAGTcaagccactgcagccagcaacTCGGAGGAGAAGACCCCGGCCCCCAGGCTAGCTGCGGAGAAAACCAAGAAGGAGGAG TACATGAAGAAGCTGCACATGCAGGAGCGTGCTGTGGAGGAGGTGAAGCTGGCCATCAAGCCCTTCTACCAGAAGAGGGAGGTGACCAAGGAGGAGTACAAGGACATCCTGCGCAAGGCCGTGCAGAAG ATCTGCCACAGCAAGAGTGGAGAGATCAACCCCGTGAAGGTGGCCAACCTGGTGAAGGCGTACGTGGACAAGTACAGGCACATGCGCAGGCACAAGAAACCAGAGGCCGGGGAGGAGCCGCCCACGCAGGGGGCCGAGGGCTGA